CTGGTATTCCTTAAATGATCGAGCAAAAAGCTTGCCAAAAAAAGGCATGACATTGTTAAAATAAAACTCAAAAACCTGCTTATAAATAGGCAAAGTCGGGTGTGAAGTATCAATGCAAACAAGCCTACCATTAGGCTTTAAAACACGGAAAATTTCTCGCAAGACGGTCAGATAATCGGGCGTATTACGCAAACCATATCCGATTGTCACAAGGTCAAAACTGTCATCTTCAAACGGTAGGGCCATCGCATCGCCTTGAATTAAACTGACATTTTTATCAGCCCTTTGCTCAATTTTGGCTTGAGCAATCGCCAGCATATTTTCAGAAAAATCAAGCCCTACCACGTTTCCCGAACTTCCGACGGCATCAGCCAAGTCTAGCGTCCAATCACCTGTTCCGCAACACAAATCTAAGGCAGACAAATCCGTCAAATCTCCCATTCTTTTCATTGTTTGCGCTCGCCAAATATCATGCTGTTTAAAGCTAATAATGGCGTTCATTTTATCATAGTCTCCCGAAATTTTATTAAAAATCTCGTGAACTCGTTCTTGATTTACTTCTGTCATGATTTTATTATAGCAGAAATCCTGCGGATTTTCGTTAGCGGAATGCGAGTCGCTCCGCTTCGCTACGTTCCTTACAGACTACTCGTTTTAGTCGATAGCTCCCCATCTTTTTGAGTCGTCTGCGTAAAATGAACCGTTACAGGCCCAGCTTTTTTTAAAAAATCATGTTATGAAAGAGTTAATTTTGGGTAAATTCGGGATTTTTGAGTAAAAAAACTACTGATGATCTTGCATCAGTAGTTTGGAATTTAGTCTTCGTTGGTTAGGTCTTCACCGTTAGTAGCGATGACTTTCTTGTACCAAGCAAATGATTTTTTGGGTGTCCGTTTGAGGCTGCCCTTGCCAAAATCATCACGATCGACGTAAATAAAGCCGTAGCGTTTACTCATTTCACCTGTTCCTGCGGATACGAGGTCGATACAGCCCCATGAAGTATAGCCGAGCAATTCAACACCGTCTAATTCAACGGCTTTTTTCATTTCTTCGATATGTGCTGCCATATAAGCAATGCGGTAATCATCAGCCACATAGCCATCTTCATCTGGAGTATCTACGGCACCCAAGCCATTTTCAACGACAAAGAGGGGTTTTTGATAACGATCCCAGACAGAGTTCATGGTGATGCGTAATCCTTGTGGGTCAATCTGCCAGCCCCATTCGCTTGCTTCAAGGTAGGGGTTAGTCACGGATTCAAAGATATTTCCTGCTGATTTATCGGCATCACCATCAGAAACTTTTGCCACACGGCTTGAATAATAGCTAAAGGAGACAAAGTCCACGGTGTTTTCTGCTAAGATTTCTAAATCACCCTCTTGGATTGGCAACTCAATGCCTTCGCGTTCAAGTCGTTTGAGGAGATAATTTGGATATTTCCCACGAGATTGTACGTCAATGAAGAACAAATTGTCATGATTTTGTTGCTGAGCTTCTAGGACATTGTCAGGGTGACAATCAAATGGATAATATTCACCAGCAGCTAGCATACAGCCAATTTTGTTTTCGGGGTCAATTTCATGTCCAATCTTTGTAGCAATGGCTGAGGCCAAAAGTTCATGGTGAGCAGCTAAATATTTGGCTTGTTCTTTATTTTCACCTTCTTCAAAAACTAGTCCTGCGCCCATAAAGGGAGCGTGCAAAAGCATATTGATTTCGTTGAAAGTTAGCCAGTAATGCACTAAGCCTTTGAAACGGGTGAAAATCGTGCGGGCAAGGTTTTCATAGAAGTCAACCATTTTACGGTTGCGCCAGCCGCCATACTCTTTAATAAGATGAATCGGGCAGTCAAAGTGCGTGATAGTAACCAGCGGCTCAATGCCTAAACGTTGACATTCTTTGAAGATTTCTTCGTAGAACGCGAGTCCTTCTTCATTTGGCTCTGTTTCGTCTCCTTTAGGGAAAATCCGTGTCCAAGCGAGTGACATCCGATATGTTTTGAAGCCCATTTCTGCAAACATAGCAAGGTCTTCTTTCCAATGATGATACATATCAATCGCTTCTTTGGCTGGATAAAAATGTTGATCATCGAAATCCAGATGTTTCATTTCACCGGTGATGATTGGAAAACGGTCTTTACCGTGTGGTACGACATCAACGTTGGCAAGGCCACGTCCACCAAGGTTATATCCACCTTCACACTGGTTAGCTGCGGTTGCTCCGCCCCAAAGAAAATCTTTACTAAATGGCATAAATAGTACTCCTTTATTCTTTTTCTTTTATTATTTTATCATTTTTTAATTTTTTTTGATAACGATTTCACTCGTTAAAAAAATGAAAAACACTCCTAACAACTGAAGTGTTTTTCATTTTTATCTCATACTTCCTTCATATAAATAACGTTTTCAAGTTATTTATGAAGCGGTTTCGATGATTTTTTCATCATGAGAAAGATACGTTTTAACTTCAGTATAATCTTGTGAATTAGTCAAGATGACTGGTGTTTCTGTCACGTAACCTGCGGCTTCAATGGCTTCTTTATCAAATTTAATGAGTAAATCACCTTTTTTGATGCGGTCGCCTGATTGCACAAAAGTTTCGTAGTGTTGACCTTCTAGCTCAACGGTGTTCATACCGATGTGAATCAAAAGCTCTGCTCCGTTATCTGAGCGAATGCCAATAGCGTGTCCAGTTGGGAAAATGGTGACGACTTCACCGTTAAATGGTGCGACTACTTCACCTTTTTTCGGTAAAATGATAACGCCTTGTCCCATAGCACCGCTTGAGAAGACTTCGTCACTGGCTTCATGCAGAGCGCGAATTTCACCATTGAGTGGGGCGTGGAAGCTCTCACCTGCCAAGGCTTTTTGCAGTTTAGATTTGCCAAGTGTCCAAGGTTTTGGTGCTTTGGTCTTGTCATCATCAGTTACTAGGGCTGTTTCACGGTAGAAAAGCCAAGTCATGGCAAAGGCAACGAACATGGAGACGCTCATGGCGATAATGGCATTCCACATGAGCGACATATTTCCTTGTGGGGAGATGAAGTTTGGAAGTCCAAAAATTCCTAAACCACCCAAAGTATAAAAACCTGAGTTTGCCATTCCTAAGATTGCTCCACCAGCTGCGCCACCAATCATAGAATAGAGGAAGGCTGATTTTCTCTTGAGGGTCAAGCCGTAAATTGCGGGTTCTGTGACGCCGGCAATCCCTGAGATGATGGCTGGAATTCCCAAGGTCTGCAAGCCTTTGTCTTGTTTTCTGAATTTTAACCAGAGGGCAAAGACGACGGCGACCTGTGCAAATGAAGCGCCAAATGTTCCAGCAAGCATGTGTGAGAAGCCTTCGGCTCCGACCTGAACAAGGGCTACGGAAACCACCGCCCAGTGAAGTCCAAAGATGACCAGTACTTGCCAAAGGAAACCAAGAAGCGCCATAAAGAGAATAGGATTGAAAGCAAGCAAGTTTTGGAAACCTGTACTCAAAAGGTCTGTGGCAACATTCAGGGTTGGGCCAATCAAGAGCAGAGCAAATGGTGCTGCAATCAACAGTGTAAAGAATGGCACAAAGAAAGTTTGCAACATCTCTGGAATGATTTTTTTCGCTCGTTTCTGAATTATGCTGGCAAACCAAACGGTAAAGATGATTGGAACAACAGTTCCGGAGTAGTTTTGAGCGATGACGGGCAAACCAAGGAAAGTTGAGAAATAGTTACTTTCGATGATGGTACCTGAGAAGAGGCTACCAATTGGGTTACTTCCGTCAAATGCAGCAAGTTGAATAGATGGATACATCAAAATCATTCCTAAAACTAGTCCGATAAATTCATTGAGTTTGAATTTTCGCGCGGCAGTCAGCCCGACAACGATAGGAAGGAAGGTGAAGATGGCATCACCGACGGCATTGAGTAAGACTGAAGTTCCGTCAGTTGCGCTCAGCGCCCCCAATGCAATCAAAAGGGCATTTAGTCCTTTAATCATCCCGCCTGCGGCAAGGACACCGAGGAAAGGTTGGAAGGAGCCAGAAATAATATCAATCAGACGGTTAAAGGGCGACATCTTCTGCGTTTCCTCGTCTTGTGAAGTCACATTTCCTGTTATTTTTGCGACTTCTTCATAGACTTGGGGAACGTGATTTCCGATGACGACTTGATATTGTCCGCCTGCCTGCATGACGGTAACGACGCCATCCATTTGTTCAAGGATGGCTTTGTTGGCTTTGGACTCGTCTTTGAGTTTGAAGCGCAACCGTGTGATGCAGTGACCAACGGAGTTGATGTTTGCTCTGCCACCGACATTTTGGACAATGTCGTTTGCTAATGCTTGGTATTTTCCCATTTTACTTACCTCCTTGGGATATGTGGTGTTAGAATTTCATCAGTGGTTAACCTCTATGATTTCGCTTTCTTTTCACTCTTTTAGTATAACTCATTTTTTTCTCATTTCATAATAATATTATGAGCAAAAAATAAAAGATGAGGTTCATTTCTGAACTTCATCTTTTGGTGGTTCGCTCCAATTTCTTCTCAGGCTGAAATGGTCTGGAACAAAGTCATATCCTGGCGTGCAGAAGGGATGACAGCGCAAAATGCGTGCGGTTCCCATGGCTATGCCTTTAGCAGGGCCATGTTTTTCAATTGCCTGAATCATATAATTTGAGCAGGTGGGATAGTAGCGGCAAGCTGGAGGGAGCGCCGGAGAAATCCAACGTTGATAACCATGCACCGCTTTTACTAATATTTTTTTCATTTTTTTAATGTGGTGAGCGTTTTTGGTTACTCTATTTTTATTTTTTTGCTTACGTCAGCATTTTCTCTGAAGAAATTAACTTACGTCAGTAAATTCTCTTATTTTTTAGCAAGAACTTGTAAAATATCAGCCACCATAAGCTCTGGTGTCAGGTGATAACGATCGTAAAGCTCAGCAACGGGCACTGAATCATTAAATTCACGCTCTGCACCGAAGTTCAAGACTTTCACATCATAACGTCCCAAGAAAGAGGCAACTTTTTGTCCAAAGCCACCGTCCAAGATGCCGTCCTCAATCGTGACAATAAGCTGATGGTTTTCTGTCAAGTTGTCTAAGAAATCTTTATCCAAGTCATTGATGAACAAAGGATTGACCAAAGTGGCGTTAATCCCTTTTTCTGCAAGGGCTGCTGCAATTTTTTCGCCGTGTGAATAGAGACCACCGAGGGCCAAAATCGCTACTTTTTCTCCCATTTTTGTCATTTGATAAGAGCTTTGTGTGAAATCTGTGAGAAGGCTTGCGCGAGATTCAAGACCATGTTCAGGCATTTGAATCACGACTGGTTGCTCGTGTTGCGCCAGCGCCCAGTCCAAAATTGCTGTGAATTCTTCTCCAGAAGTAGGGGCCAAATATTTGAGATTTGGAATGTTAGAAATCCAAGTCATCGCTGATGAGCCTTGGTGGGTCTTATCTGAGCCAGAAATCACGCCACCTTTGACGATGATAATCGCTGGTTCTTTATTGATCGCCACATCGTGCCAAAGTTGGTCGTAAGCTCTTTGCAAGAAGGTTGAATTGTGGAAAATAATGGGGCGTGCGCCAGCTGCAGCCATTGCTCCGCCAAATGTAATCGTGTATTGCTCAGCGATACCGGCGTCAATATAGCGTTCGGGATGTTTAGCGGCAAATTGCTTGAGTCCGAAAATGCCCGGAATTGCTGCATTGATGGCTACCAGTGGCAAACCTTCGGCAATCTTTTTGTCCATGTAGTCCAACATGATGCTGGTATAGGTTTCGCCAGAAGGTTGATTTTTTGATTGACCTGTTGCCAAATCAAATGGGACGTGCCAATGGAAAGCTTCTTTGTTTTCAACGGCTGGCTCATAGCCACGCCCTTTTTGGGTGTGGATGTGCAGAACAATTGGGTGATCAATGTCTTTGACTTCCTCAAAAAGCGCAGTCAGGGCTTCGATATCATTACCTTCTTCTAGATATTTGTAATCCAAACCAAATGCTTTGAAGAAATTATTTTCAGCTTGACCATTTGTCGCGCGCAATTCAGCCAAATTGCGATAGAGTCCACCATGATTTTCAGCGATTGACATTTGATTATCATTGAAAACAATGATGAGATTTCCTTTGAAATCCCCAGCATTATTGAGGGCTTCCATTGCCAGACCACCGGAAATAGATCCATCTCCAATCACCGCCACAATGTTTTCTTTCTTAGCTGCCAAATCGCGGGCTTGTGCGTATCCTAGAGCATTGGCAATTGAAGTTGAGGTGTGTCCCACAGTGAAAAAGTCATGAACCGACTCTTCTTGGCTCGTGTAAGGCGTGATGTCATGAAAATGACCATCAGTAAAGCCAATCTTACGTCCTGTCAAAATTTTGTGCGGGTAAGTTTGGTGAGAAACATCCCAGATAAACTTGTCCACTGGTGAATTGAAGACCTTGTGAAGGGCAATAGTCAGTTCAGTCACACCCAAATTTGGCCCAACGTGACCGCCAACAATTGATACTTTATGCAAGACCGCTGCCCGAATTTCTTGAGATAATTCAATCAGCTCATCGTGAGTTAAATTTTTTACGTCAGCAGGTTCATTTACCTTATCTAAAACCGTCATTTTTACGTTTTTCTCCTTAATATTTCAATACAAAATTCGCCACGCAGCATCAAAATAGGCTGCTGGCACCTTTTTCCTGACAAAACTAATTTACGTCAGCGTTTTTTCTGTCAAAATCAAGTTTCGTCAGCGTTTTTTCTGTCAAAATCAAGTTTCGTCAGCATTTTCTCTGATAAAACCAAGTTTCGTCAGCATTTTCTCTGATAAAACCAAGTTTCGTCAGCATTTTCTCTGATAAAACCAAGTTTCGTCAGCATTTTCTCTGATAAAACCAAGTTTCGTCAGCATTTTCTCTGATAAAACCAAGTTTCGTCAGCATTTTCTCTGATAAAACCAATTTACGTCAGCGTTTTCTCCCCAAAAATCCGCCATGCACTTCCTATGCTTTATCAACTGCTTTAATATTTTACAACTTTTGGAAAATTTTTGCTGGACTTGAGATTGGCCCATCCAAGCGGAGTTTGACAACAAATTTTGTACCGTGAGGCTTGTTATCTTCGACCGAAATCTTACCATTATAAGCATCAACAATTTGTTTAGCCAGTGACAAGCCTAAGCCCAGTCCACCTTTTTGTCGCGTTCTTGCTTTATCCACTCGGAAAAAGCGGTCAAAAATTTTCTTCTTGTCTTCGTCAGAAATTCCTTCGCCGTTATCGGCCACAGCCAGCAACAAATTATTGCCATTTTTTTGAACATCCACAAAAATTTCCCCATTTTCATCGGTATATTTCAGCGCATTATCAAATAAAATGGTCATCAATTGTTTAAAAAGTGCCTGATCGAGATTAAAAGTTCCCTCGATTTTTAGATTTCCTTTGAAAATCTTGCCCGCATTCTCCGCCAGCATCTCATAACTCTCAAAAATTTTCTCAAAATAATCCAGTTGTGTCGCTACTGGATTGATTTTGATTCCAGATTCACTGCGTGCCAGATGCAAAAGTGTTGTCGTCAAAAGTCGCATATTGCGCACCTCAGCCAGACTTTCAGAAATATTTTCCGACGCATCGATAATTGTCGCAGTTGGAGTTTGAAAAAGGAGTTCCAGACGGTTTTGCAAAATAGCGAGCGGTGTGCGCAACTCATGCGACGCATTTTCCACGAACTCTTTTTGCTTTTCATAGGCTGACAAAATGGGCTTCAAAGTCCAATTTGCCAAATACAGACTGATGATGACCGACAAAAGCCAGAAAGTAATCATCGTCGTGATAATGACCAGCACTGCCCGACTCATCGCATCTTGAATCTGATCCACGTTCGTAAAAATCTGCACATAGACTGGTGTTATTGACCCGTCCACATTTGTCAAAACAAACCGTGTCGCCAAATACCGATAATGCCAATCCTTACCATAAGGATTACTCACCGAAACCGTATGAATCGAATTTAACTGATTTTCATTGAATTTAACTGCTTTTTCCAAGTCTGACATGGTGTAATCCATGTTTTGTGAACTGGCTGATGTGATCCTTTTTCCGTTAACATCATAAAAAATAACCGGATTATTTGGCCCAAAATCGCCATGAGCTGGCCGATTATAAGAGCCTAAGAAACTATTTGCTGAGTCTTCCAAAAAAGATTGATTTTGTGATAAATCTCGCAAATTTTGGTCTGTCGCTCGATAAATCCCCAGCTGCATAACTTGGATGATAATGACTGTCAAAGCCACGAAAATCACTGTAAAAGCTAGAAAAAAATGAAGGAAATTTTTCCCATCATTTTTCACAATTGCTGAAGATTTAATTTTTGTAATTATTTTCTTCAATTTTTCTCATTTCTACTAAGCTTTAGCTTTTAAATGGCTTAGCGCAACTTATCTCAAAATGTAGCCGACGTTTCGCAAGGTTGCCAAATTATCTACAAACTCTGTATTTTTCAATTTTTTACGAATTTTACTCATGTAAACTTCAACAACAGTGACCGTTGTATCACTGTCATAGCCCCAAATTCGGTCAAAAATTTGTTCTTTAGGTAAAATCACATTTTGATTTTGCATCAAATAAACCACCAAATCAAATTCTTTACCAATGAGTTCAACAGGTTGGTCATTGACCAAAGTTGATTTATTGGCTAGATTTAAGCGTACCTCACCATAAGATAGGCCGTTAGAGTCTTCTAATTTTCCTGTTCTTTTCAAAAGGGCTTGAATACGTGCCTTAAGTTCATCCAGATAAAAAGGTTTGGTCAAGTAATCATCCGCTCCAATGTCAAAACCGTGCATTTTGTCATCCAAAGATTCTTTAGCGGTCATGATTAAAACGGGCGTATCAATTCCTGCTTCACGTAGCTCTTTAAGCACCTCAAAACCATTTTTTTCAGGCAACATCAAGTCCAAAAGAATCAAATCATAGATGTCTAATTGTCCCTCGTAAAGTCCCTCAACACCATCATAGACTTGTTTTACTTCTGCAAATGACTTCAAGAAATCATAAACTGATTTTGATAATGATAAATCATCCTCAACCAACAATATTTTAATCATCGTTGTATCCATCCCTTTTTTCCATTTTTGAGCGGGAAAAAATTTCCTTTTCTTATCCTTCATTTAAAATGCTACGAAACTGATAAAAATACGCTCATCCCTTTCTTTTATTTTACACTATTATGTTATTTTTGTCTTGTTTTAGACTTAATCTTATCTTAAATGAAACTAAAATTTCACCTTTAGCCTGTCTTTCTCAGACAATAAGCGAATCACTTATCTAGCCAAAAAAATCAGAGTTTAAGCTCTGACTTTTGTTGATTCACGCACGATTAACTCAAATGGGATGATTGTTTTTTCTGGTAATTGTTGTTGGGCGTCACGCAAGTCCAGAATTTTCCGCACGGCTGCGGCTCCTAATTGTTCGATATTGATATCAAAAGTGGTCAGGTAAGGATGAATAATTGATCCAAAAATCGAGTTATTATAGGTAACCAAACTAATGTCCTCTGGCACTCGCAAGCCTTGGCTAGACAAACGTTCTACCACCTTTAACGCTAAGACATCATCAAGCACAACCAGCGCGGTTTCATCCGTCACTGAAAAATCTCGATCCATAAGCAAGGCACCTCGGCTTAAGCCTAAGCGTTTCGTTTCGTCTTTGAAGCCTTGATAACGTTCAGCAAAAACTTCCCCCTCCAAAGTATTCGTTACAAAAGAAATATTTTGATGGTTCAGCTCAACCAAGTGACGCACTGCTTCACGTCCTAACAACATATTATCGTTGTCCACATGAGTAATTTCATTTTGTCGCTCAAGTGGTGTTCCGACAAGCACAAAAGGAACCTTATGATCGAGGAGATAAGTCCGAACTTCATCACTTTTCCCAGCATACAGAACGATAAAACCATCCACACGTTTTTCTGAATACTGCAATTCCACTTGTTTTTTGAGTTCCCAAGTAGAATGCCCTGTGGCAATTGCTACAGAAATATCGTACTCGCGTGCGGTTTCATTGATTGAGGTCAAAATCTTCATAAAGAAGGGCTGACTTGCTTTATCAGTGACTGGCGGAAATACTACTCCAATGGTGTTGGACTTTCCTGAAGCGAGGATTTGAGCTGCAGCATTACGACGATAGCCCAAATCTTGCATCGCTTTACGAACTTTTGCCTTGGTTTTTTCACTGATTTCTGAGCTGTCCTTAATGACGCGACTGACGGTTGAAGCATTGACGCCTGCTCTTTTTGCAACATCTTTGATTGTGACTGCCATTCTTTTACCCCTAACTGGATTTCTCCAGCACTCCTTTCTCTATGATTTTTGTCCTTCATTACCTTTTCTTTGTTCATTTTCCCAAAATTTATAGAAATTATCAAGCGTTTTCGGAAATTTGTATAGATATCTTAGCTTTTGACATCTTTTATTTTCTAGCTGTCACATAATCTGAAGTTAAGTTGATTTTTTCACCATAAATTTCTACGGTTAAAGCTTCTCCTTTGAGCAGAGTCACTTTAATTTCTTTGCCAACAGAGATTTTGAGCAGGCGACCACGATAATTGATGTGGAAGGCATAACCTGTCCATGCTTTTGGTAAAAATGGTGCGAAACTCAACTGTCCATTCCAAGTTTTCATTTGGGCAAAACCATGGACGATTGCTAACCACGAGCCTGTCATTGAGGTAATGTGCAGACCGTCGTCCGTGTCGTTATTGTAATTGTCCAAGTCGAGACGAGCCGTGCGTTCGTACATTTCCACTGCTTTTTCTTCCATCCCAAGTTCAGCAGCCAAAATGGCGTGAATACTTGGGGAAAGTGAGCTCTCATGAACAGTCAATGGTTCGTAAAACTCAAAATTTCGTCGTTTTTCATCCAGTGAAAATTGATTTCCAAAGAAATAAATCCCTTGCAAAACGTCGGCTTGTTTGATGTAAGGACTGCGCAAGACGCGATCCCAAGACCAATTTTGATTGAGGGGAAGATTGCTTGGATCAAGCTCAGCGACTGGGGTCAAATCTTTGTCTAAAAAGCCATCATGTTGGACAAAAATGCCTAATTCTTGGTCTTCTGGATAGTACATTTTTTCAACGATTTCAGCCCATTTAGCTAATTCTTTGGCTTCAATCAGATCGGGACGTGGGTATTTTGCCAAACTTTCCGCTGTGTAGCTCAAGACCCAAGTGGCTAATTTATTGGTGTACCAGTTGTTATTGATGTTGTTTTCGTATTCGTTTGGCCCTGTCACCCCGTGAATCATGTATTGGTCATTGCGTTTACTATAATGGACACGGTCTGCCCAGAAACGGGCGATTTCGACCAATACTTCTAAACCTTCATGCGCGAGATATGTTTCGTCGCCAGTGTAATTAGTATAGTTGTAAATGGCATAGGCCATTGCGCCATTTCTGTGGATTTCTTCAAAGGTAATTTCCCATTCGTTGTGGCACTCGACACCGGTGAATGTCACCATTGGATAAAGGGCGCCAGCGAGTCCTTGTTGGCGGGCATTATGCTGGGCTTGTGGAAGTTGATTGTGGCGGTATTTCAAGAGGTTTTTAGTAACTTTTTCATCAGATAAAGCCAGATAAAGGGGAACAGCATAAGCTTCGGTGTCCCAATAGGTTGCTCCGCCGTATTTTTCACCTGTAAAACCTTTGGGGCCGATGTTTAAGCGTTCGTCTTCACCATAATAAGTGCTAAAAAGTTGGAAAAGATTGAAACGAATGCCTTGTTGGGCTTCGTCTGAGCCCTCAATTTGGACATCGGCGATTTCCCAGCGTTTTGCCCAAGCTTCGATTTGAGCAGCGCGAAGTTGGTCATAGGTTACCTCAGAAAGTGAGTCCACAAACGCTACTGATGCATCAGTCATTGCTGCTAAATCTTGATAATCACGGCTGGTCAAAACAATGACGCGTTTTTCAAAAGTCAGACTTTGCTTAGCGGGCAAAATTTCCTCAAAGCTATCAATAACTTGATTTTCTTCGGCTTTTTGGGCTGTCAATTGTAGATTTCCTTTGAAAAATTGATGCGCTGAAACGGTAAATTGTTCAACGTCAAAGGGGTTAGGAATGGTTTGGCTGATAAGATAAGAGCCGTTTTCGCTATTCCCTAACTCAAACGTTTGCCAGAATTTTTCATCGTAGTTGGCGTCTTCGTTATGCACATCGGCATCAATTGCTGAGTCCAGACGAATACTGTGCATCTCCCCATCAACATTTTCAAAAGTAAAGTGGAAAAGGGCTAATTCTTGGGTGGCGATGGAGAAGAAACGCTCAGCTGTTACCCGCACACCAGAAACGGTATAGCTGTATGTGAGCAGGCCTTTTTGCATCTCCAAAGCCATTTCAAAATCGGTAATTTTTGCACGCGCCAAATCAATTTCTTCTTGGTCAATAAATAGGCGGATTTTGGCAAAGTTGACGGCGTTAATGGCTTTGCCGAAATAATCAGGATAGCCATTTTTCCACCAGCCAACCCGTGTTTTATCTGGGAACCAAACACCCGCAATATAAGTGCCTTGATGGTGGTCTGCACTGTAAGTTTCACTGAAATTGCCGCGCATTCCCATGTAGCCATTTCCAATGGAGGTTAGCGATTCTTGCAAGCGTCGGTCTTTGCTTTCAATCTGATTTGCCGTGACTTTCCAAGGGTCAATGCCCATGACTCTTTTGATTTGTTTCATTTGTTTCTTCCTTTTAATTCTTTTTCTTCTTAAAAATTTGATATTCCCAAGCAGACAGGGTCATTTTTTCTTTTAAAATTCGTTGTTGGCTGCCTAAAACTTGGACATAGTCGCTGACGGAATTTTCGTCAGTAAATTCTCTGGCTTTTGCAAAGTCCAAATGTGCTTTTCTTGTCCCTAAATTGACCAAAATCAAAAATTCTTCGCGCTCATAGACTAAGGCCTGCGGGTGTCGGCTAAAATGAAAGCGAATGGAACCGTCCGCAATGGCTGCTTCTTGATGACGCAGTCTGATTAAAAATTGATAGAGCTGGATGAGTTCTGTGTTTTTTTCACTGTTGACTTCTGGAAAATTTGGATTGATTTCCATCCAAGCTTGCCCGCTAGTGAAGCCCGAATTTGCTGACGCATCCCACTGCATCGGTGTTCTGGCGTGTTCACGACTTCCGTCAGTAATTTTTCTGAGCGCTTCTTGAGGGGGAAATTGCGTCAGCAATTTCTCGTACTGCTGCTTGATTTCTGCCGAGCGCAATTGGCTGCTGTCGGTAAAGGGAAAGTTCGTCATGCCAAATTCTTGCCCTTGATAAATGAATGGCGTGCCTCGCAAAAGCATATAGCTCACTGCCAGTGCTTTGGCTGATGCAAGACTGCCATCGCCAAAACAATCAATGCTGCGTGGCTGATCATGATTTTCCAGATAGAGGGCATTCCAGCCTCGCGAAAGCAAATCTTCTTGCCAACGCAGAATGACTTTTTTGTAGCCATAGATGTCGCCTGAGCCATCTTTTTTACGCTTGTTGTGTTCTAGCTCAAAAATCATATTGATGTAGCCAGCGTCATCTGTCCAGTCTGGTGCTTGCTTGGAGCGCACACCGGACGCTTCACCGACAGTCAGCGCCCCATATTCATCAAAAATTGCTTTCAAATCGGCCATGTAAGCTTCAATCCCAGCAACATTCATAAAAGGCACCCACGGCCCGTCGCCCTTCCAAGATTTGATTTTATAATCCCACGGCATTTTTTGAATGTGCGAAATCGCATCTAATCGAAAACCGTCAATGCCCAAATCCAACCACCAGCGAATCATTTTGTAGATTTCCTCGCGGACTTTGGGATTTTTCCAGTTCAAATCGGGCTGCTCTTTGGCAAAAACGTGA
The DNA window shown above is from Lactococcus sp. S-13 and carries:
- a CDS encoding alpha-glucosidase; amino-acid sequence: MKKKKTDFHKMVGYQIYPKSFKDSNADGIGDLQGIIEKLPYLRDLGVDFIWLNPVYKSPQVDGGYDIADYYAIDDLFGSLTDLKQLLTLAHENGLKVIMDLVVNHTSDQHPWFLESKKSKDNPYRDYYLWADARPEHLPNDWISFFGGSTWTYDASTEQAYFHVFAKEQPDLNWKNPKVREEIYKMIRWWLDLGIDGFRLDAISHIQKMPWDYKIKSWKGDGPWVPFMNVAGIEAYMADLKAIFDEYGALTVGEASGVRSKQAPDWTDDAGYINMIFELEHNKRKKDGSGDIYGYKKVILRWQEDLLSRGWNALYLENHDQPRSIDCFGDGSLASAKALAVSYMLLRGTPFIYQGQEFGMTNFPFTDSSQLRSAEIKQQYEKLLTQFPPQEALRKITDGSREHARTPMQWDASANSGFTSGQAWMEINPNFPEVNSEKNTELIQLYQFLIRLRHQEAAIADGSIRFHFSRHPQALVYEREEFLILVNLGTRKAHLDFAKAREFTDENSVSDYVQVLGSQQRILKEKMTLSAWEYQIFKKKKN
- a CDS encoding glycoside hydrolase family 65 protein — its product is MKQIKRVMGIDPWKVTANQIESKDRRLQESLTSIGNGYMGMRGNFSETYSADHHQGTYIAGVWFPDKTRVGWWKNGYPDYFGKAINAVNFAKIRLFIDQEEIDLARAKITDFEMALEMQKGLLTYSYTVSGVRVTAERFFSIATQELALFHFTFENVDGEMHSIRLDSAIDADVHNEDANYDEKFWQTFELGNSENGSYLISQTIPNPFDVEQFTVSAHQFFKGNLQLTAQKAEENQVIDSFEEILPAKQSLTFEKRVIVLTSRDYQDLAAMTDASVAFVDSLSEVTYDQLRAAQIEAWAKRWEIADVQIEGSDEAQQGIRFNLFQLFSTYYGEDERLNIGPKGFTGEKYGGATYWDTEAYAVPLYLALSDEKVTKNLLKYRHNQLPQAQHNARQQGLAGALYPMVTFTGVECHNEWEITFEEIHRNGAMAYAIYNYTNYTGDETYLAHEGLEVLVEIARFWADRVHYSKRNDQYMIHGVTGPNEYENNINNNWYTNKLATWVLSYTAESLAKYPRPDLIEAKELAKWAEIVEKMYYPEDQELGIFVQHDGFLDKDLTPVAELDPSNLPLNQNWSWDRVLRSPYIKQADVLQGIYFFGNQFSLDEKRRNFEFYEPLTVHESSLSPSIHAILAAELGMEEKAVEMYERTARLDLDNYNNDTDDGLHITSMTGSWLAIVHGFAQMKTWNGQLSFAPFLPKAWTGYAFHINYRGRLLKISVGKEIKVTLLKGEALTVEIYGEKINLTSDYVTARK